The following coding sequences are from one Lysinibacillus sp. FSL W8-0992 window:
- a CDS encoding HpcH/HpaI aldolase/citrate lyase family protein encodes MQYFATEAETIFYQQPRTFTKLDSPDILSYALGATLYMPASMPNIIEMVQSQKYQDLKSFVIDLEDAVGDAELTSCEEKIIEDISALYTLYVHNEILLEDLPLLFIRVRSIEQFRLLTSVLGKQQEVLTGYVFPKFTARQGAAYFEILEQTIEQHQLTLYGMPILESRDILYKESRMEALFAIRDVLRQYRKRVLNVRIGATDFCGIYGIRRRVDSTIYDIAVIRDCIADIVNILGREEDDFVISGPVWEYFSNERVLKPTLRATPFSEKGALYARKALLDDYLDGLMKEVILDRQNGILGKTIIHPSHIRIVHALYVVSYEEYVDATSIIDNEGQKGVLKSHYANKMNEMKPHMRWAQKVLRQAHIYGVYNESADFASLLLNASVGGSTDDEAQQQDEHYSRL; translated from the coding sequence ATTTTGCAACTGAAGCGGAGACGATTTTTTATCAACAACCACGCACATTTACTAAACTAGATTCACCAGATATTTTATCGTACGCATTAGGTGCAACGCTATATATGCCTGCATCTATGCCTAACATTATTGAAATGGTACAATCACAAAAATATCAAGATTTAAAGTCGTTTGTTATAGATTTAGAGGATGCAGTTGGAGATGCAGAGTTAACGAGCTGTGAAGAAAAAATAATAGAGGATATAAGCGCACTCTACACACTTTATGTCCATAACGAAATTTTGCTTGAAGATTTGCCACTCCTATTTATTCGTGTGCGGAGTATAGAGCAATTTAGACTTTTGACGTCTGTATTAGGAAAGCAACAGGAAGTGCTTACGGGCTATGTATTTCCTAAGTTCACAGCTAGACAAGGAGCTGCCTATTTTGAAATACTTGAGCAAACGATTGAACAGCATCAGCTAACGCTATATGGAATGCCTATTTTAGAAAGCCGAGACATTTTATATAAGGAGTCTCGAATGGAAGCTTTATTTGCGATACGAGATGTGCTGCGTCAATATAGAAAACGTGTACTTAACGTACGTATCGGTGCTACTGATTTTTGTGGAATTTATGGAATTCGTCGTCGAGTAGACTCAACAATTTATGATATAGCCGTTATTCGAGATTGTATTGCAGATATCGTCAATATACTAGGTCGTGAAGAAGATGACTTTGTTATTTCGGGACCAGTATGGGAGTATTTCAGTAATGAACGGGTATTAAAACCAACGCTAAGAGCTACACCATTCAGTGAAAAGGGAGCTTTATATGCACGTAAGGCACTACTTGATGATTATTTGGATGGCTTGATGAAGGAAGTAATTTTAGACAGACAAAATGGCATTTTAGGTAAAACAATTATACATCCAAGTCATATTCGAATTGTACATGCACTTTATGTTGTTTCTTATGAGGAATATGTAGATGCTACTAGTATTATTGATAATGAAGGGCAAAAGGGTGTTTTAAAAAGCCATTATGCCAATAAAATGAATGAAATGAAGCCACATATGAGATGGGCACAGAAAGTTTTACGCCAAGCACATATATATGGTGTATACAATGAATCTGCAGATTTTGCCTCTCTTTTATTGAATGCAAGTGTAGGAGGAAGTACAGATGACGAAGCTCAACAACAAGATGAACATTATTCAAGATTATAA